In Deinococcus roseus, the following are encoded in one genomic region:
- a CDS encoding polyketide cyclase → MTQTSKTQSTNTYHFVTHWRVKSSCQEISEVLADAEGLARWWPSVYLQVKVLKEGAQNGVGKEVELYTKGWLPYTLRWSFVVTEVNVPYGFALKAQGDFVGRGIWTFKQDGDCVNITYDWSIVAEKPLLKYLSFLMKPIFRWNHGWAMQKGFESLELELRRRKARTPEEARGIPAPPRSTFVR, encoded by the coding sequence ATGACCCAGACCAGCAAGACCCAGAGCACCAACACCTACCATTTTGTGACCCACTGGAGGGTCAAAAGCAGCTGTCAGGAAATCAGCGAAGTTCTGGCAGATGCTGAGGGGCTGGCCCGCTGGTGGCCCAGCGTGTATTTGCAAGTGAAGGTGTTGAAAGAAGGGGCCCAGAATGGGGTGGGCAAAGAAGTGGAGCTCTACACCAAAGGGTGGTTGCCCTACACCCTGCGCTGGTCTTTTGTGGTCACCGAGGTCAATGTGCCGTATGGTTTTGCCCTGAAAGCCCAGGGGGATTTTGTGGGAAGAGGGATCTGGACCTTCAAGCAGGATGGGGACTGCGTGAACATCACCTACGACTGGTCCATCGTGGCCGAGAAACCTTTGCTGAAGTACCTCTCATTCCTGATGAAACCCATTTTTCGCTGGAACCATGGGTGGGCCATGCAGAAAGGTTTTGAGAGCCTGGAACTGGAGTTGAGGCGCAGGAAGGCCCGCACCCCCGAGGAGGCCAGAGGCATTCCCGCGCCACCCCGTTCCACTTTTGTGCGCTGA
- the ypfJ gene encoding KPN_02809 family neutral zinc metallopeptidase — translation MDWKRLGKSGNVEDRRGIPGGGLAIGGGAGLILLIISLLFGGNPGDVLNQINGNSNQQQSKPQNDEAFQFGQAIISGTNEYWGKVFQKSGRTYHEPTLALFSGGTSTGCGNATSASGPFYCPNDQKIYIDPSFFNDLATRFGAKGDFAAAYVIAHEVGHHVQDELGIMDQVQASGDRQGANSASVKLELQADCFAGVWGNYLATMKDPIVTSSELNQGRTAAQSVGDDRLQEQSRGYANPETFTHGSSAQRDHWFSVGAKTGDANQCNTFE, via the coding sequence ATGGACTGGAAAAGATTAGGAAAAAGCGGAAATGTTGAGGACCGCCGGGGCATTCCCGGTGGTGGACTGGCCATCGGGGGTGGAGCAGGTTTGATCTTGCTGATCATCAGCCTGCTGTTCGGTGGCAATCCAGGAGATGTCCTCAACCAGATCAATGGAAATTCAAACCAGCAGCAATCCAAACCCCAGAACGATGAGGCCTTTCAATTCGGCCAGGCCATCATCAGTGGCACCAACGAATACTGGGGCAAGGTGTTCCAGAAATCCGGGCGCACCTACCATGAACCCACCCTGGCTTTGTTCTCTGGAGGCACCTCCACAGGCTGCGGCAATGCCACCTCTGCTTCCGGGCCTTTTTATTGCCCCAACGACCAGAAGATTTACATTGATCCCTCTTTCTTCAATGATCTGGCCACCCGTTTTGGAGCCAAAGGAGACTTTGCAGCAGCTTACGTGATTGCCCACGAGGTGGGTCACCACGTGCAGGATGAGCTGGGCATCATGGATCAGGTGCAAGCCAGCGGTGACCGTCAGGGGGCCAATTCTGCTTCTGTGAAACTGGAATTGCAAGCCGATTGCTTTGCAGGTGTATGGGGCAATTACCTTGCCACCATGAAAGATCCCATCGTCACCTCCAGTGAACTGAACCAGGGTCGCACCGCTGCCCAGTCTGTTGGAGATGACCGCCTCCAAGAGCAGTCCCGTGGATACGCCAACCCTGAAACCTTCACCCACGGAAGCAGTGCCCAGCGGGACCACTGGTTCAGTGTGGGTGCCAAAACCGGTGATGCCAACCAGTGCAACACCTTTGAGTGA
- a CDS encoding ester cyclase: MSEANRSIFQHFLDEVVERGNLSVIEDVVSPQFLNHDPRLPHLPPDLEGEKRFFAELHASFENLEVQVQEFRAFQDVVVCRSSWSGVHVGGFAGLPHTRRRVSLEVVDVLRFREGFLTERWGLLDYWHLLNQLKGEHT; this comes from the coding sequence ATGTCCGAGGCGAACCGCAGCATCTTCCAACACTTTCTGGACGAGGTGGTGGAACGCGGAAACCTGAGCGTCATTGAAGACGTGGTCAGTCCGCAGTTTCTCAACCACGACCCGAGGCTCCCCCACCTTCCTCCAGATTTGGAAGGAGAGAAACGCTTTTTTGCAGAGCTGCATGCCTCTTTTGAAAACCTGGAAGTGCAGGTGCAGGAATTCCGGGCTTTTCAGGATGTGGTGGTGTGCAGAAGCAGCTGGTCTGGAGTGCATGTCGGAGGTTTCGCTGGCCTCCCACACACCCGGCGCAGGGTTTCTCTTGAGGTGGTGGATGTCCTCAGGTTCCGGGAAGGCTTTTTGACGGAACGCTGGGGTTTATTGGACTACTGGCATCTCTTAAACCAGTTGAAGGGTGAACACACATGA
- a CDS encoding ATP-binding protein, with product MHVQTLGGLDAGVKPIKPKNLLLLCYLALEGKQDRKHLQMLFWPEAADPATSLRVALSYLQSLEKDLFRSVQNQVESRIETDAQQLLLAVQQQNHTEVIQLYSGAFLKGLDLRNTSTELEDWIFETREKLASLVQWSILQEAQKIRHALPDQFKVLAEQFFQVEGAPPPTLEMLRFLHALGLEGYLEHRVLKEAAELGVDLTTLQVPQKTNLQTAIRPVQVFVGRDQELALLRERLQQTPPGIVTVTGLGGVGKSTLVRAYCAAEHPEDTLWLKADGLKDASGLLHQLGLNVQQADPWMGLMDTLRHHRGVVVIDGADQLSGLENLQNWLRFSALRIIVTCRQPLQLPEESLLKLEPFSIQEYRGMGLTEVLNHPAVQCFEKHARRHHAAFKIQSEDAQEVVQLCAALSGLPLALEMASSWVQMLSLKEIREEVQQVVDPEGDPQSLKPIFEASWHLLSEQEKQALTSLNCFLGSFTREAAVIVSGVQLRTLQQLVRKSMLQMEPGQRFRVPQVLRGFVPEPSTEVQKKHQAYYLHLLNTLDASSSQGLLDHASTIPDLMEVVRFNMFNGSAKSFSLLKIFDRSTLYYQGLQFYNDVLKDIKIQDKPDAYLEYAWMCFRSGESREALRVCDGLDEICDDIRINMISRNIRGSVYMGMMIYEKSYLLFKDAMQMAMRLKEEDRIFLYGINAIIASRESLMEDKEVLDILSGLEYSKNGYHDLYLKYAIAYSDVIRENNMKEIYVIDSIIEKSRENQFGDLELYSIYCKMFTLFLDGKAVLNNLEADIERGISLALFQGNSTMLNGILLFKLAKSSPVHVQDVNEVLNKIYKTEDNYNAILCAIFLLGHAGFDEEQKKTLITRLLEWRCVSPLSRRLLELNLSRSLCDLAEQDQVQEVYVLVNKVLDWLIFKDRLAVQEVDFQHHHRPEEPEAPHLPEPHPRSPEQSL from the coding sequence ATGCATGTACAAACGCTGGGTGGGCTGGATGCAGGCGTCAAACCCATCAAACCCAAAAACCTGCTGCTGCTGTGTTACCTGGCCCTGGAAGGCAAGCAGGACCGCAAACACCTGCAGATGCTGTTCTGGCCCGAGGCTGCAGATCCAGCCACCAGCCTGAGGGTGGCCCTCAGTTATTTGCAAAGCCTGGAGAAAGATTTGTTCAGGTCGGTGCAGAATCAGGTGGAGTCCCGGATTGAAACCGATGCCCAGCAACTCCTTTTGGCCGTTCAGCAACAGAACCACACAGAGGTGATACAGCTTTACAGCGGAGCTTTCTTAAAAGGGCTGGATTTGCGCAACACCAGCACTGAGCTGGAAGACTGGATTTTTGAGACCCGCGAGAAACTGGCCTCTCTGGTGCAGTGGTCCATTTTGCAGGAGGCCCAGAAAATCCGCCATGCCCTGCCAGACCAGTTCAAAGTGCTGGCAGAACAGTTTTTTCAGGTGGAGGGTGCGCCTCCGCCCACCCTGGAAATGCTGCGTTTTCTGCATGCGCTGGGTCTGGAAGGGTATCTGGAGCACCGGGTGTTGAAAGAAGCTGCAGAACTGGGGGTGGACCTCACCACCTTGCAGGTGCCCCAGAAAACCAATTTGCAGACCGCCATCCGTCCGGTGCAGGTGTTTGTGGGACGGGATCAGGAGCTGGCCTTGCTGCGTGAACGCCTGCAGCAGACCCCTCCGGGCATTGTGACCGTGACCGGACTGGGTGGGGTGGGCAAAAGCACCCTGGTGCGGGCCTATTGTGCTGCAGAGCATCCCGAAGACACCCTGTGGCTCAAGGCAGACGGCCTGAAAGACGCCAGCGGTTTGCTGCACCAGCTGGGCCTCAATGTGCAGCAGGCAGATCCCTGGATGGGTTTGATGGACACCCTGAGGCACCACAGGGGTGTTGTGGTGATCGATGGTGCAGACCAGCTTTCTGGACTGGAAAACCTGCAGAACTGGCTGCGTTTTTCGGCCCTCAGAATCATTGTGACCTGCAGGCAACCCCTGCAACTTCCTGAAGAAAGCCTGCTGAAACTGGAACCTTTCAGCATTCAGGAATACCGGGGAATGGGTCTGACGGAAGTGCTGAACCATCCTGCAGTGCAGTGTTTTGAAAAACACGCCAGAAGGCACCACGCCGCTTTCAAAATCCAGTCTGAAGATGCCCAGGAGGTGGTGCAGCTCTGTGCGGCCCTGAGTGGTTTGCCTCTGGCCCTGGAAATGGCATCCAGCTGGGTGCAAATGCTCTCTTTAAAAGAAATCCGTGAAGAGGTGCAGCAGGTGGTGGACCCTGAGGGGGATCCCCAGAGCCTGAAACCCATCTTTGAGGCCAGCTGGCATTTGCTGTCAGAACAGGAAAAACAGGCCCTGACCAGCCTGAACTGTTTTCTGGGCAGTTTCACCAGAGAGGCCGCTGTGATCGTCAGTGGGGTGCAACTCAGAACTTTGCAGCAACTGGTGCGCAAATCCATGCTGCAGATGGAACCCGGACAGCGGTTTCGGGTGCCTCAGGTGCTTCGGGGATTTGTGCCAGAGCCTTCCACCGAAGTTCAGAAGAAACATCAGGCCTATTACTTGCACCTGCTGAACACCCTGGATGCCAGTTCATCTCAAGGGCTCCTCGACCATGCGAGCACCATTCCAGACCTGATGGAAGTGGTGCGTTTCAACATGTTCAACGGCTCCGCAAAGTCTTTCAGCCTCTTGAAGATTTTTGACCGTTCCACACTGTACTATCAGGGATTGCAATTTTACAATGATGTGCTGAAGGACATCAAAATTCAAGACAAACCAGATGCTTATCTTGAGTACGCATGGATGTGCTTCAGATCGGGCGAGTCCAGGGAAGCCCTTCGGGTGTGTGATGGTCTGGATGAAATATGTGATGACATCAGGATCAACATGATCAGCAGAAACATCAGGGGATCTGTTTATATGGGAATGATGATTTATGAAAAATCATATTTGCTGTTTAAGGACGCCATGCAAATGGCAATGCGGCTGAAAGAAGAGGATAGGATTTTTCTGTATGGAATTAATGCCATCATAGCCTCCAGGGAATCGCTGATGGAGGATAAAGAGGTTCTCGATATATTGTCTGGTCTAGAGTACTCTAAAAATGGGTATCATGATCTTTATCTCAAGTATGCGATAGCATACTCTGATGTAATCAGAGAAAACAATATGAAAGAGATTTATGTGATAGACAGCATCATCGAAAAATCCCGGGAGAATCAATTTGGTGATCTTGAATTGTACTCCATCTACTGCAAAATGTTCACTTTGTTTCTGGATGGAAAAGCCGTATTGAATAATCTTGAGGCAGACATTGAAAGAGGCATCAGTCTTGCTCTGTTTCAGGGAAACTCAACCATGCTCAATGGGATTCTTCTGTTCAAGCTGGCAAAGTCCTCACCTGTTCACGTTCAGGATGTGAACGAAGTTTTGAACAAGATATACAAAACAGAGGACAACTACAATGCCATCCTCTGTGCGATCTTCTTGCTGGGGCATGCTGGTTTTGATGAAGAGCAGAAGAAAACGCTGATCACACGGCTTTTGGAGTGGCGCTGTGTCAGCCCTCTCTCCAGAAGGCTTCTGGAGCTGAACCTCTCCAGATCGTTGTGTGACCTTGCAGAACAGGATCAGGTGCAAGAAGTTTATGTGCTGGTCAACAAAGTGCTGGACTGGTTGATCTTCAAGGACCGCCTAGCAGTCCAGGAGGTGGATTTCCAACATCATCATCGTCCAGAGGAACCAGAGGCTCCACATCTGCCGGAACCACATCCCAGATCCCCGGAACAATCCCTTTGA
- a CDS encoding MOSC domain-containing protein: MLKDLFASQPFTGELIWMGLRPAYREPLIEVEEVEALTDAGLAGDHTGAQGLKNLQSKGKNPSKRQVTLIQAEHLDVLARLMEKCEIEPALLRRNLVVRGINLHALKKARFRIGNVLFEGTGDCHPCSRMEEVLGKGGYNAMRGHGGITARILEGGTLHLSDVVRLVGPVEFEE; encoded by the coding sequence ATGCTCAAAGACCTGTTTGCCAGCCAGCCTTTCACTGGAGAACTCATCTGGATGGGCCTGAGGCCCGCCTACCGCGAGCCCCTCATCGAGGTGGAGGAGGTGGAAGCCCTCACCGACGCAGGTCTTGCTGGCGACCACACCGGAGCGCAGGGCCTGAAGAACCTGCAGTCGAAGGGGAAAAATCCCAGCAAGCGTCAGGTGACCCTGATTCAGGCGGAGCACCTGGATGTGCTGGCCCGCCTGATGGAGAAGTGCGAAATTGAGCCTGCCCTTTTGCGCCGCAATCTGGTGGTGCGGGGCATCAATTTGCATGCCCTGAAAAAAGCCCGCTTCAGAATTGGGAATGTGCTGTTCGAGGGAACGGGAGACTGTCACCCCTGCAGCCGCATGGAAGAGGTGCTTGGAAAAGGTGGCTACAACGCCATGCGCGGTCATGGGGGCATCACTGCACGGATCCTGGAAGGTGGAACACTGCACCTGTCCGATGTGGTGCGTCTGGTCGGTCCGGTAGAATTCGAGGAGTGA
- a CDS encoding phosphotransferase enzyme family protein, which translates to MTEFSQLSGKAQIHRLRKVAFEALGAYPFEVKKLSTLNHGFNTTFRVDDTAGHKYALRINVNSRRTTENVQAEMAWLEALAADTDIPVVKPIRTSAGPILQMLEVPGFADPLPSALFEWIPGPLLGDRLSRNGVSLVHQLGQVTAKLHQHASGWTLPAGCALPTTTSIYLGDQIVLFGEVGAAHLSAEQQDLFQNAADLAQGTLDRIYQQENQPFPIHTDLHSHNLKVWRGDLQVFDFDDCALGHPVQDVANAIYYLNGFKERDAYQEAFQQGYAEVLPWTFQDSDIEVLMAGRGLLLANDVLVNLNPEVRKYIPEFLNKTTRRMTHWLEQGTYRNPAQETYPQ; encoded by the coding sequence ATGACCGAATTCTCGCAGCTCAGCGGCAAGGCCCAGATTCACCGGCTCAGAAAGGTGGCCTTTGAAGCGCTGGGGGCTTACCCCTTTGAAGTCAAAAAGCTCTCAACACTCAACCACGGCTTCAACACCACCTTCCGGGTGGACGACACGGCAGGCCACAAATACGCCCTGCGCATCAACGTCAACAGCCGTCGCACCACCGAAAACGTGCAGGCTGAAATGGCCTGGCTGGAGGCCCTGGCTGCAGACACCGACATTCCCGTGGTGAAGCCCATTCGCACTTCAGCAGGCCCCATCCTGCAGATGCTTGAGGTTCCCGGATTTGCAGACCCTTTGCCCTCTGCACTTTTTGAGTGGATTCCCGGTCCTTTGCTGGGAGACAGACTCTCCAGAAATGGGGTCTCCCTGGTGCACCAGCTGGGCCAGGTGACCGCAAAACTCCACCAGCATGCCTCTGGCTGGACTTTGCCTGCAGGCTGCGCTTTGCCCACCACCACCAGCATCTACCTGGGCGATCAGATTGTGCTCTTCGGAGAAGTGGGAGCCGCCCACCTCTCTGCTGAGCAGCAAGACCTGTTTCAGAACGCTGCAGACCTCGCCCAGGGCACCCTGGACCGCATTTACCAGCAAGAAAACCAGCCTTTCCCCATCCACACCGACCTGCACAGCCACAACCTGAAAGTCTGGCGTGGCGATCTGCAGGTCTTCGATTTTGACGATTGCGCCCTGGGCCATCCGGTGCAGGATGTGGCCAATGCCATCTACTACCTGAATGGCTTCAAAGAACGGGACGCTTACCAGGAAGCCTTTCAGCAGGGTTACGCCGAGGTGCTGCCCTGGACATTTCAGGACAGCGACATTGAGGTCCTGATGGCAGGACGTGGGTTGCTGCTGGCCAACGATGTGCTGGTCAACCTCAACCCGGAGGTGCGCAAGTACATTCCAGAGTTCCTGAACAAGACCACCCGGCGCATGACCCACTGGCTGGAACAGGGAACCTACCGGAACCCTGCCCAGGAGACCTACCCCCAGTAG
- the ntrB gene encoding nitrate ABC transporter permease gives MQNVQYKATPIKTSKPLLKGFKNALGQFGFFVAGMSLLLMFWWIVGQNIKDLPTPLDVFNALRTLFSDPYYERGPNDRGILNLLLSSLSRVAGGFLLGALVAIPLGVLMGSIPFAKKLIDPIVQLLRPVSPLAWFPIGLTVFQSAEPATVFIIFITALWPTVINTAFGVNTLPKDFKNVARVFKFTPGQYIAKVLIPFALPHILTGLRISFGIAWMVIVAAEMLSGKSGIGFFVWDAWNALSLPNVIAAIFVIGFTGLLFDKLFGLLERMVKYE, from the coding sequence ATGCAGAACGTTCAATACAAAGCCACCCCCATCAAAACCAGCAAACCCCTGCTGAAAGGCTTCAAAAACGCCCTGGGACAGTTTGGATTCTTCGTTGCAGGCATGTCCCTCCTGCTCATGTTCTGGTGGATCGTCGGACAGAACATCAAAGACCTGCCCACCCCTCTGGACGTCTTCAACGCCCTGAGAACCCTGTTCTCCGACCCTTACTACGAGCGCGGTCCCAATGACCGGGGCATTTTAAACCTGCTCTTAAGCTCCCTGAGCCGCGTTGCCGGAGGCTTCCTGCTCGGAGCCCTGGTGGCCATTCCACTGGGCGTCCTGATGGGCAGCATTCCGTTTGCCAAGAAACTGATCGATCCCATCGTGCAACTGCTGCGCCCCGTGAGCCCTCTGGCCTGGTTCCCCATTGGCCTGACCGTGTTCCAGAGCGCTGAACCTGCCACCGTGTTCATCATCTTCATCACTGCCCTGTGGCCCACCGTGATCAACACCGCCTTCGGGGTCAATACCCTCCCCAAAGACTTCAAGAACGTGGCACGGGTCTTCAAGTTCACCCCCGGACAGTACATCGCCAAGGTGCTGATTCCCTTCGCCCTCCCCCACATCCTCACCGGTCTGCGCATCTCCTTCGGGATTGCCTGGATGGTGATTGTGGCCGCCGAAATGCTCTCCGGCAAATCCGGCATCGGGTTCTTCGTGTGGGATGCCTGGAACGCCCTGAGCCTGCCCAACGTGATCGCCGCCATCTTCGTGATTGGCTTTACAGGACTTCTTTTTGACAAACTCTTCGGACTTCTGGAGCGGATGGTGAAATATGAGTAA
- a CDS encoding MFS transporter encodes MQDNAANKVVIASTSGFTILFAVWVMFAIIGIPLQKELNLSDAQFALLTAVPVLTGSLLRLPVGILADKFGGKNVFTILTLLTSIPLFILPFAGSYNAILTLAFFVGLAGVSFAIGNSWISFWVPRERQGLALGTFGAGNVGASITKLLAPTLITLIPATGALIPGGWRFVPLLYAVILLVVAAFIHFYAPEDRKNTTPKTISQWLSPLKHIQVWRFGLYYVIFFGAYVALSSWLPKYYKTVYHMDLKVAGLLTALFIFPASLLRPLGGYLSDRFGPRIVTLYSFVVCVVATLILSMNTASMPLPAFLAATLLLGVGMGVGKASTYKLIANWYGADMGVVGGLVGLLGGLGGFFLPLLFATTAKTYAPSAFIWLFGFSVVSMFIFMGAVRMIQAREVRSNLVAADD; translated from the coding sequence ATGCAAGACAACGCCGCCAACAAAGTTGTGATCGCCTCCACGTCAGGATTCACCATCCTGTTCGCTGTGTGGGTGATGTTCGCCATCATTGGAATTCCCCTGCAGAAAGAGCTGAACCTTTCAGACGCCCAGTTCGCACTTCTGACCGCTGTGCCTGTGTTGACCGGCTCCCTGCTGCGTCTGCCTGTGGGCATTCTTGCCGACAAATTTGGCGGCAAGAATGTCTTCACCATCCTGACTTTGCTGACCAGCATCCCGCTGTTCATCCTGCCCTTCGCTGGCAGCTACAACGCCATCCTGACCCTGGCTTTCTTCGTGGGTCTGGCCGGGGTGTCCTTCGCCATTGGCAACAGCTGGATTTCCTTCTGGGTGCCCAGAGAGCGCCAGGGTCTGGCCCTCGGGACCTTCGGTGCAGGGAACGTGGGAGCCAGCATCACCAAACTGCTTGCCCCCACCCTGATCACCCTGATTCCCGCCACGGGCGCACTGATCCCCGGCGGGTGGCGCTTCGTGCCCCTGCTGTACGCCGTGATCCTGCTGGTGGTGGCTGCTTTCATCCACTTCTACGCTCCCGAAGACCGCAAGAACACCACCCCAAAAACCATCTCCCAGTGGCTCTCTCCCCTCAAGCACATCCAGGTCTGGCGTTTCGGTCTGTACTACGTGATCTTCTTCGGTGCTTACGTGGCCCTGTCCAGCTGGCTCCCCAAGTACTACAAAACCGTGTACCACATGGACCTGAAAGTGGCCGGTCTGCTGACTGCCCTGTTCATCTTCCCTGCCAGCCTGCTGCGTCCTCTGGGCGGTTACCTGAGCGACAGATTCGGTCCCCGCATCGTGACCCTTTACTCCTTCGTGGTCTGCGTGGTCGCCACCCTGATCCTCAGCATGAACACCGCATCCATGCCCCTTCCCGCTTTCCTGGCCGCCACCCTGCTGCTGGGTGTGGGCATGGGTGTGGGCAAAGCCTCCACCTACAAACTGATCGCCAACTGGTACGGCGCAGACATGGGCGTGGTGGGCGGTCTGGTGGGTCTGCTGGGCGGTCTGGGCGGATTCTTCCTGCCCCTCTTGTTCGCCACCACCGCCAAAACCTACGCTCCCAGTGCCTTCATCTGGCTGTTCGGGTTCAGCGTGGTCAGCATGTTCATCTTCATGGGTGCCGTAAGGATGATTCAGGCCCGCGAAGTGCGCAGCAACCTGGTGGCTGCAGACGACTGA
- the tyrS gene encoding tyrosine--tRNA ligase: protein MIPAEQQIEILKRGAVDLISEEDLKRKIETGKQLRVKLGADPTRPDLHLGHAVILKKMRQFQELGHKVIMLIGDFTAMIGDPSGKSKTRPPLTLEETRQNAHSYLEQCKLILKDDPEVLELRYNSEWLEPLNYADVIRLASRYTVARILERDDFTKRLNNGTPISLHELLYPLTQGYDSVALEADVELGGTDQLFNNLVGRTLQGQYEQEPQVVLTLPLLVGLDGTEKMSKSLDNYIGLIDAPEVMFAKLMKVPDTLMENYFTLLTDLPLDQIQQIISGHPVEAHRILARNICQWLHPDADIAYAEQRYDEVAKGGIPDDLQTTTVPETDFNDTGKVGILKLIVLGGLATSNKEARRFVEQKGIKLNGELFTDPQAFLDLSEPVVLQRGKDKFARLSR, encoded by the coding sequence ATGATTCCTGCAGAGCAACAAATCGAGATCCTCAAACGCGGCGCAGTGGACCTGATCAGCGAAGAGGACCTCAAGCGCAAAATCGAAACCGGCAAACAGTTGCGCGTCAAACTCGGGGCAGACCCCACCCGTCCTGACCTGCACCTGGGTCACGCTGTGATCCTCAAGAAGATGCGGCAATTTCAGGAACTGGGCCACAAGGTGATCATGCTGATCGGGGATTTCACCGCCATGATCGGGGATCCCAGCGGCAAGAGCAAAACCCGTCCTCCTTTGACCCTGGAGGAAACACGCCAGAACGCCCACAGCTACCTGGAGCAGTGCAAACTGATCCTCAAAGACGACCCTGAAGTGCTGGAGTTGCGTTACAACAGCGAGTGGCTGGAACCCCTCAATTACGCCGATGTGATCCGTCTGGCCTCCCGTTACACGGTGGCCCGCATTCTGGAGCGCGATGATTTCACCAAGCGTTTGAACAACGGCACCCCCATCAGCCTGCACGAACTGCTGTACCCCCTGACCCAGGGGTACGACTCTGTGGCCCTGGAAGCCGATGTGGAACTGGGCGGCACCGACCAGCTGTTCAACAACCTGGTGGGCCGCACCCTGCAGGGCCAGTACGAGCAGGAACCCCAGGTGGTGCTGACCCTGCCCCTGCTGGTGGGTCTGGATGGCACAGAGAAGATGTCCAAGAGCCTGGACAACTACATCGGCCTGATTGACGCTCCAGAAGTGATGTTTGCCAAACTGATGAAGGTGCCGGACACCCTGATGGAGAACTACTTCACCCTGCTGACCGATTTGCCCCTTGATCAGATCCAGCAGATCATCTCCGGTCATCCGGTGGAAGCCCACCGCATTCTGGCCCGCAACATCTGCCAGTGGCTGCATCCTGATGCAGACATCGCCTACGCAGAGCAGCGTTACGATGAAGTTGCCAAAGGCGGCATCCCCGACGACCTGCAAACCACCACCGTGCCTGAAACGGACTTCAATGACACCGGCAAAGTGGGCATCCTGAAACTGATCGTGCTGGGCGGTCTGGCCACCAGCAACAAGGAAGCCCGCCGCTTTGTGGAACAGAAAGGCATCAAACTGAACGGTGAACTGTTCACCGACCCACAGGCCTTTCTGGACCTCTCTGAGCCCGTGGTTTTGCAGCGGGGCAAGGACAAATTTGCCAGACTGAGCAGGTGA
- a CDS encoding ABC transporter ATP-binding protein translates to MSKQTGTPTLDIEGVHKAFGSYVAVENVDLKIWPGEFIALIGHSGCGKSTLLNMISGLEKPSEGHIRLKGRSIEGPGPDRAMVFQNYSLLPWLSVFQNVLEAVKAAQPELGAAERKARVEEFLSVVGLMPHKDKKPSELSGGMKQRVAIARAFAIHPSVLLLDEPFGALDAITKSNLHEELLKMWSLENTDGTQKNVVMVTHDIDEAIYLADRIVVMSNGPRAHIHEIIEVPLPRPRHKAELIDNPTYLKIKSHLLSLLSVVLAHPA, encoded by the coding sequence ATGAGTAAGCAGACCGGCACCCCCACCCTGGACATTGAAGGTGTGCACAAGGCTTTCGGCAGTTACGTGGCCGTGGAGAACGTGGACCTGAAGATCTGGCCCGGTGAGTTCATCGCCCTGATCGGACACTCCGGTTGCGGCAAGAGCACCCTGCTGAACATGATCTCGGGCCTGGAAAAGCCCTCGGAAGGCCACATCCGCCTGAAAGGCCGCTCCATCGAAGGCCCCGGACCAGACCGCGCCATGGTGTTCCAGAACTACTCCCTGTTGCCCTGGCTCAGCGTGTTTCAGAACGTGCTGGAGGCCGTCAAGGCTGCCCAGCCTGAACTCGGGGCTGCAGAGCGCAAAGCCCGCGTGGAGGAATTCCTGTCGGTGGTGGGCCTCATGCCCCACAAAGACAAAAAGCCCAGCGAACTCTCTGGTGGCATGAAACAGCGCGTTGCCATTGCCAGAGCATTTGCCATTCACCCCTCGGTGCTGCTGCTCGACGAGCCTTTCGGGGCGCTGGACGCCATCACCAAGAGCAACCTGCACGAGGAACTGCTGAAAATGTGGTCCCTGGAAAACACCGATGGCACGCAAAAAAACGTGGTGATGGTCACCCACGACATCGACGAGGCCATCTACCTCGCGGACCGCATCGTGGTGATGAGCAACGGACCCAGAGCCCACATCCACGAAATCATCGAAGTCCCCCTCCCCCGCCCCCGCCACAAAGCCGAACTGATCGACAACCCCACCTACCTGAAGATCAAAAGCCACCTGCTCTCGCTCTTGAGTGTGGTGCTGGCCCATCCCGCCTGA